A window of the Lactuca sativa cultivar Salinas chromosome 7, Lsat_Salinas_v11, whole genome shotgun sequence genome harbors these coding sequences:
- the LOC111895587 gene encoding peroxidase 10 has protein sequence MHQKNTIIFLLVSLSSLLANGQLDYYYYSSCPNLPMIVRYGVWAAMKNDTRIAASLLRLHFHDCFVNGCDGSVLLDDTKTFKGEKKAGPNRNSVRGFDVIDNIKADVERACPSTVSCVDILTLAAREAVFLSGGPNWAVALGRRDGVTANLKAANENLPTPFEPLANITAKFAVVGLDLRDVVALSGAHTIGLAQCFTFKNRLFNFKGTGQPDPNLDSSLASSLKTSCPNVDKSNTNLNSLDMVTTYQFDNAYYKNLVNNGGLLESDQALMGDPQSAAIVNDYSMYPYLFYNEFSASMVKLGNIGVITGQNGQIRRKCSQVNL, from the exons ATGCATCAAAAGAATACCATTATCTTTCTCTTAGTTTCCCTTTCATCCCTCTTAGCTAATGGCCAGCTCGATTACTACTATTATTCGTCATGTCCTAACTTGCCTATGATTGTTAGATATGGTGTTTGGGCAGCTATGAAGAACGACACCAGGATAGCAGCATCTCTTCTCCGTCTTCATTTCCACGACTGTTTTGTTAAT GGTTGTGATGGTTCTGTGCTTCTGGATGATACTAAAACCTTCAAAGGGGAAAAGAAAGCAGGCCCGAATCGTAACTCAGTTCGAGGGTTTGATGTCATAGACAACATAAAAGCTGATGTAGAACGGGCTTGCCCATCGACTGTTTCATGTGTGGATATATTAACGCTTGCAGCTAGAGAAGCTGTTTTTCTG TCAGGGGGGCCAAACTGGGCTGTTGCACTAGGCCGACGAGATGGGGTGACAGCAAACCTGAAAGCAGCAAACGAGAACCTGCCAACACCCTTTGAGCCGCTAGCAAACATCACGGCTAAGTTTGCTGTTGTAGGGCTTGATTTGAGGGATGTCGTGGCTCTCTCAGGTGCACACACCATCGGGTTAGCTCAATGCTTTACATTCAAGAACAGGCTGTTTAACTTTAAGGGGACAGGTCAACCTGATCCGAACCTCGATTCATCTCTAGCCTCGAGCTTGAAAACCTCATGTCCTAACGTTGATAAATCAAACACCAACctcaattccttagatatggtGACTACATACCAGTTCGATAATGCTTACTATAAGAACCTTGTGAACAATGGTGGATTGCTTGAATCAGATCAAGCCTTGATGGGTGATCCACAATCTGCTGCGATAGTCAATGATTATAGTATGTACCCGTATCTTTTTTACAACGAGTTTTCGGCGTCGATGGTGAAACTCGGTAATATTGGGGTAATTACGGGGCAAAATGGTCAAATTAGGAGGAAATGTAGTCAGGTAAATCTGTAA